A window of Microbispora hainanensis genomic DNA:
ACGGGCTGACGACGGCCCGCCTGAGCCGGTGGTCGCGCGCGGCGACGCCCGCGACCACCGGCACAGGCGGCTCAGGCGGTCTCGGCCTGCTCGGCCTCGATCCGCCCGACCTCGATCCGATCCGGGCAGGCGTAGATGTTGAAGCGCTCCTCGCGCAGGAAGCCCACGAGCGTGACGCCGAACTCGCGCGCCAGATCGACGGCGAGCGAGGAGGGCGCGGACACGGCGCACACGATCTGGATCCCGGCGCTCGCGGCCTTCTGCATGATCTCGTAGCCGACCCGGCCGCTGACCAGCAGCACGTGCCGGTCGAGCGGGGTCCGGCCGCCGAGCATCGCCCAGCCGACCAGCTTGTCGACGGCGTTGTGCCGTCCCACGTCCTCCCGCACGGCCAGCGGCGTGCCGTCGGGCGTGAACAGCCCGGCGGCGTGCAGCCCGCCCGTCCTGCCGAACACCCCCTGGGCCTCCCGCAGCCGGTCGGGCAGGCCGTACAGGGTCGTGGCGGACACGGCGACCGGCGTGCGCGCGGCAGGCACGGCGCAGCGGTCGCGCAGGGCGTCGAGGCTCGCCGTGCCGCAGACGCCGCACGCGCTCGACGTCAGGAAGTTGCGCGCCGCCGCGCCGAGGTCGGGGAGCCGGGTGGCGGTGAGCCGCACCGTCACGGTGTTGTAGCGCGCCTCGGGGTCCAGGTCCTCGTCGGTGCAGTAGCCGATGGCGGCGATGTCGCCGGGGCCTGCGATGCCCTCGCCGTGCAGGAACCCCGCCGCGAGCTCGAAGTCCGCGCCCGGCGTCCGCATCGTGATCGCCACCGTACGGCTCTCGCCTCCGGCAAGCAGCCGGATCTCCAGCGGTTCCTCCGTGGCCAGGTCGTCACGCCGGTCGCGTACGGCCGATCCGGACACCCTCCGGACGCGTGACCGGGTGACGGGCCCCAGACGGGCAGTGGGCCGCGCCGCGCCGTCCGATTCCATCTGTCTTCCTCCTTGGCGGCATGGCTGCTGATCCATCCCGTACGCAGCCTGCCACGCCGCCGGCCGGCCGTCGCCCGCCGGGTGGGCCCGGGATGCCCGGCAAGCGTGGTTCCAGCGGACGGACGGCGCGGCGGGGGCGGGTCCGCGGGCCGATAGCCTGGGGGCGTGCCCGACTCGCCGTACGCCGATCTCGACCGGCCTCCGCTGTCCGAGACCGCGCTGACCAGGGCGCTGGTGCGCCCGGGCTCGCTGTGGTCGTCCATCCGCGTGGTCGAGCGGACCGGCTCCACCAACGCCGACCTGGCCAGGACCGTGCGCGACGACCCGGCCGAGGGCGCCGTGCTCGTCGCGGAAGTGCAGTCCGCCGGGCGGGGCAGGCTGGGCCGCACGTGGAGCGCGCCGCCGCGCTCGGGGCTGACGTTCTCGATGCTGCTGCGGCCGGAGGTGCCGCTCGCCCGGCAGGGCTGGCTGGCGCTGCTGGTCGGCCTCGCCGCCGCCTCGGCCGTACGGCGGATCGCGGAGATCGACGTGCGGCTCAAGTGGCCCAACGACCTCATGGTGGGAGAGCGCAAGCTCGCCGGGATCCTGGCCGAGCGGGTGGACCGCATGGTGGTCATCGGCATGGGGCTCAACGTCTCGCTGCGGCCGGAGGAGCTGCCCGTGGAGCGGGCCACGTCCCTCGCCGTCGAGAACGCCGTCTGCACCGACCGCGACCCGCTGCTGCGCGCGATCCTGCGGGAGATCGAGTCGCACTACCGGGAGTGGACGGTCGCCGGCGGCGACCCGGACGCCTCGGGCCTGCGTGCCGCCTACCTCGCCTGGTCGTCCACCGTGGGCCAGGAGGTCAGGGTCGAGCTGCCCGGCGACCGGGTGCTGACCGGCCTGGCGACCGGCGTCGACGCGTCCGGTCACCTGGTCGTGCGCGCCCAGGACGGAGAGCACACGCTCAGCGCGGGCGACGTCGTCCACGTGCGCCGGTCGCCGGAGACCGGGCCGCCCGTCTCCGAATGATCGGAGCCGCCGGGCGATCGGGCGAACACATGCAATCGACCGGCGATCGTGTCACGATTTGCGCCATGGGTCTCCCCGATCAATATCTGGCCGACGGCGAGCGGGTCGTTCTGTCGTTCCATCCGCACTGGAAGCGGCTGATCCTTCCGTTCCTCGCCCTCATCGTCGTGCTGGCCGCCGCCGTCGCGGCCTTCATCTTCATCCCCGGCGACTACGAATACGCGGGATACGCCCGCGGCGCGGTGGCCGTCGTCGCCTTCGTCGCGCTGGTCCTGTGGACGATCATCCCCTACCTGCGCTGGGTCACGACGTCGTACACGCTGACCTCGCACCGCTTCGCGATCAGCATCGGAGTGCTGAACAAGTCGGAGGACGACATCCCGCTGGCCAAGGTGAGCAGCGTGAGCTCCGACCAGCGGCTCATCGAGCGGATCCTCGGATGCGGCACGCTCCGGGTCGAGTCGGCCTCGGAGAAGGGCGACATCGACTATCGCGACATCCCCCAGATCCAGCGGGTGCGGCACGAGCTGTTCCGGCTGGTGGAGGACGCCGCGGACGGGAACATCGACGGGGAATGAACGCGGCGCGGCCTGCGCGCCGCGCGGGGGAGGGGGACGTGGACACTAGCGGGCGGCCAGGCGCCGACGACATGCGGCGGCTGTTCCTGGGGCAGGCGCCGGCCTACACCCGGAGGCAGGTCGCCGAGGCGGCCGGCATCCCGCAGGACCTGGCGGCGCGGATCTGGCGGGCCCTCGGCTTCGCCACGTTCTCCGACGACGCCGTGGCGTTCACCGAGGCCGACCTGGAGTCCCTGCGCCGCATCCGCGACCTGATCGACACGGAGACGCTCGACGAGCGCACCGTCATCCGCATGGCCAGGGCCCTCGGCCGTACGACCGCGCGGCTCGCCCAGTGGCAGGCCGAGATCATGCTGGACGCGCTGATCCAGCCCGGCGCGAAGGCGGGGGAGGACGCGCTGCGGCAGGTGGTGGACACGGTCAGCCGCCTGCTGCCGGACTTCGAGCAGACGCTGGTGCACGTCTGGCGCTCCCAGCTCGCCGCGACCGCGAGCCGGCTGGTCTCCCTCGCCGAGCCCGGCGAGGACGTCTCGCCGACCCGGCCGAGGCTCGGGGTCGGGTTCGCCGACCTCGTCGCCTTCACCCGCGTGTCGCGGGAGCTGGACGAGCTGGCGCTGGCCGACCTGGTCGAGGGGTTCGAGTCGCGGGCCTCCGACGTGATCGCGGCGCACGACGGCCGGCTGGTCAAGACGCTCGGCGACGAGGTGCTCTTCACCGCCGCCGACCCGAGGACCGCCGCCCTCATCGCCCTCGATTTGATCGACGAGCTCAAACGCGACGCCGAGGGGCCCGACGTGCGGGTCGGGCTGGCGTACGGCCCGGTGCTCCCGGCGATGGGCGACGTCTTCGGCACGACGGTCAACCTGGCGGCCCGGCTGACGGCCATCGCCAGGCCCGGCACGATCCTGGCCGACAGCGAGCTGGCCGCAGGCCTCACCGGTGCTCCCGGCGTCGACCTGGTCAAACTCCGCCGCCGTCCCGCCCGCGGGCTCGGCGTGGTGGAGCCGTATGTTCTGAGGAGATCCACCCGAGAAAGTTGAGGTGCAGCACATGCCGTACGAAGTCCAGGGCGTGGTGGCGCGCGGCAAGGGTGAGGCGGTGACGCTGGAGACGGTCGTCGTGCCCGACCCGGGGCCCGGCGAGGCGGTCGTGAACGTGCAGGCCTGCGGGGTCTGCCACACCGACCTCCACTATCGCGAGGGCGGCATCAACGACGACTTCCCGTTCCTCCTGGGCCACGAGGCCGCGGGCGTCGTCGAGGCGGTCGGCCCTGGCGTGACCGACGTAGAGCCCGGCGACTACGTGATCCTCAACTGGCGGGCGGTGTGCGGGCAGTGCCGCGCGTGCCTGCGGGGCAGGCCGTGGTACTGCTTCGCCACCCACAACGCGGCGCAGAAGATGACGCTGGCCGACGGCACCGTGCTCAGCCCGGCGCTCGGCATCGGGGCCTTCCTGGAGAAGACCCTGGTGGCGGCCGGGCAGTGCACGAAGGTCAACCCGGCGGCCAAGCCGGCCGTCGCCGGGCTGCTCGGCTGCGGCGTGATGGCCGGTCTCGGGGCCGCGATCAACACCGGCGGCGTGACCCGGGGCGACTCGGTCGCGGTGATCGGCTGCGGCGGCGTGGGCAACGCGGCCATCGCGGGCGCCCAGCTCGCCGGCGCGACCACGATCATCGCGGTGGACGTGGACGACCGCAAGCTCGACTGGGCTCGCGGCTTCGGCGCCACGCACACGGTCAACTCCCGGGAGACCGACCCGGTGGAGGCGATCCGCGAGCTGACCGGCGGGTTCGGCGCCGACGTCGTGATCGAGGCGGTGGGCCGTCCCGAGACGTACAAGCAGGCGTTCTACGCCCGCGACCTGGCCGGGACCGTCGTGCTGGTCGGCGTGCCGACGCCGGAGATGCAGATCGAACTGCCGCTGCTCGACGTCTTCGGCCGCGGCGGCGCGCTCAAGTCCTCCTGGTATGGCGACTGCCTGCCCAGCCGTGACTTCCCCATGCTGATCGACCTCTACCTGCAGGGACGGCTCGACCTCGAGGGGTTCGTCACCGAGACCATCGGCCTCGACCAGGTCGAGGAGGCGTTCGGCAAGATGCACCGCGGGGAGGTGCTGCGCTCCGTCGTGGTGCTCTGACGCGCGCGTGAAGGGCGGCGCTTCCGCTTTGCGGAGTGCCGCCCTTTCTGTGCCATGGAACACATAGGCAAGCCTTACCAAAGTGGGTTATCTTAGGTATGCCTAACCTTCCTCAAGATCCCTGAGAGGCCGCTTCATGTACGTCTGCATCTGCCGCGCCGTCACCGAGAGCGAGGTGCACGACTGCATCGCCGACGGGGCGAGGACGGCTCGCCAGGTGCGGGACGCGACCGGTGCAGGGGGGGACTGCGCGTCCTGCGTCCGGAAGATCTGTGCGATCCTGAAACGGTCAGAGGACCTGGTCACCAGCGCATAGATCGAGGAAGCTTATGCAGGGCGACAAAGAGATCATCGCGCTGCTCAACGAGCAGCTCACCTCCGAGCTGACCGCCATCAACCAGTACTTCCTGCACGCGAAGCTACAGGAGAACTGGGGATATACGAAGCTCGCCGCGACCACGCGGGCGGAGTCCATCGACGAGATGCGGCACGCGGAGGAACTCACCGACCGGATCCTGTTCCTGGAGGGTCTGCCGAACTACCAGAAGCTGAACACCCTGCATATCGGCCAGACCGTCAGGGAGCAGCTTCAGGCCGACCTGGAGCTGGAGCTGGGCGTGGTCAAGCGCCTGCGGCCCGGCATCGCGCTCATGCGGGAGCGGGGGGACATCACCTCGGCCACGCTCTTCGAGCGCATCCTGGCCGACGAGGAGCACCACATCGACTATCTGGAAACCGAGCTGGGCCTCCTGGAGAGCCTGGGCGAACAGCTGTACCTTCAGCGGTACGCGGAACCGCCGTCCGCCTGAGCCGTCCGCCTGAGCCGTGCGCTCCCGTGGCCCGGCGCACCCCCGGCCGTCGCTCGCACGGACGGGAAATCAGATGCACAACGCCCGTCGTCATCGCTTCGACGGGCGTTTTTCACGCCATTATGCGGTTTCCAGCGACGAAGTTCGAAATGGTCGAGAATAGGATAGAAGATCGCGTCGCTTCCGTGCTGACTATCCCGGATTTATCAGTGTTTGCCCAGGTCAATTGATGGGTCAACGACAAGTCAAAAGGCGCGCTGTAGCCGGGAAACGATCGCACAAGGTCCTACGATCGCACCATGACCTGCGTACTTCTCGCCGAGGATGACACCTCGATTTCCGAGCCGCTGGCGCGAGCCCTGCGCCGGGAGGGCTATCAGGTGGAGGTGAGCCCCGATGGCCCGCAGGCCCTGGAGAGGGCCTTGTCGGGGGGCGTCGACCTGATTGTTCTCGACCTCGGCCTTCCAGAGATGGACGGGCTGGAGGTCGCGCGCCGCATTCGCGCGGAGGGACACGGGACTCCGGTCCTGATCCTCACCGCCCGTGTCGACGAAGTCGACACCGTCGTCGGTCTCGACGCCGGGGCCGATGACTACGTCACCAAGCCGTTCCGCCTGGCAGAACTGCTCGCCCGGGTGCGAGCCCTGCTCCGGCGCGGAACATCGGAGACCCCGGTGGTGCAAGGCGTCCGCATCGACGCCGACTCACGCCGGGCCTGGATGGGAGACAAGGAACTGCACCTGACCACCAAGGAGTTCGACCTGCTCCGCGTGCTCGTACGGGACGCCGGCAAGGTCGTCACCCGCGAGCAGATCATGCGCGAGGTGTGGGACACGAACTGGTGGGGGTCGACGAAGACACTGGACATGCACATCTCGTGGCTGCGCCGCAAGCTCGGAGACGACGCGGCCAAGCCGCGCTACATCACGACAGTCCGAGGGGTCGGCTTCCGTTTCGAGCGCGAGTAGCCGCCGTGGGGCGGTTGCGGGGGAGGGGCTAGCACGTGCGCCGGCGCCTGCTTTCCTCCATGCTGCTCGTCGCGGTCATCGCGGTACTGCTGTTAGGCGTGCCCCTGGGTGTCGTCGTCGTGCGCTTGATCAGCGACGAGGTCGCCCAGGAGCTCAGAACGGACGCGAGCCGGCTGCTGCTCGGAGTGGAGTACTCCCTCAGCCAGGGCCTGGAGATCAGTCCGGACCAGCTCGCGCGGAACTACCCGGACCGGTACCTCCAGGTGTACGTCCGCGGGAAACCGCCGATCGTCGTGGGCTCGCCTCCACCGGCGGGCCGCGATCTGACCGAGGAGGCGCGCTCCGAGAACGGATACGTACGCGTCAGCCGTGACGCGGCCCAGGTCCAACAGGACACCCATGCGCGGCTGGTGCTCATCATCGCGCTGGCCGTCGTGGCCCTCGGGGCCGCGATCGGACTGGCGACCGTCACCTCGCGTCGCCTGAACCTGCCGCTTCAGGATCTCACCAGGATCGCGGAGCGGCTGGGCTCGGGCGACGCGAGGCCGAGCAGGCACCGCTACGGCATCCCCGAGCTGGATCTCGTGGCCGAGGTGCTGGACCGCAGCGCGCTGCGGATCTCCGACCTGCTCGCGCGGGAGCGCGAGTTCGCGACCGACGCCTCCCACCAACTCCGTACGCCGCTGACCGGGCTGAGCATGCGCCTGGAGGAGATCGTCGCGGCGGCCGATCAGCCCGACGTGGTGCGCGAGGAGGGCGAGGCCGCGGTCGTGCAGGTCGAGCGGCTGACCGCCGTGATCGACGAGCTGCTGGCCGCCGCCCGCCGCCAGCGCCACGCCCAGGCTGCGCCGATCGACGTGGACGACGTGGTGGGCCAGCAGATCACCGAATGGGAGCCGGCGTTCCGCCGGGCCCACCGCTCGCTGGTGCTCGCGGGCGACCGCGGCCTCAGCGCGCTCGGCACGACCGGCGGGCTCAGCCAGGTGCTGTCCACCCTGCTGGAGAACTCCCTCAAGCACGGCGACGGCGTGCTGACGATCAACACATCGAGTACGGGCAGGTCTGTGGTGATCGAGGTGGCCGACGAGGGGCCGGGCATTCCGGACGCCCTCGGCCACCGGGTGTTCGAGCGGAGCGTCAGTGGGGGAGGCGGCACGGGCCTGGGGCTCACCCTCGCCCGCGCCCTGGTGGCGGCCGACGGCGGGCGGCTTGAGCTGGTCAAACGCCGCCCGGCGACGTTCGCCATCTTCTTACGCCACACCCGCGACAGCGGGCGTCATCGCGTGGTGAGCGGCCCCGCCTGACGGATCAACTGGTGGCGAGGGGGTCGGGCTGCGCCTTCACGTCCGGGTGGGGGCGCGCGTCCGAGTGGGACCGTACGTCGGGGTGGGACCGTACGTCGGGGTGGGGCAGCGCGCCCACCTTCTCGACGGCCCCCTCGGCGGGCTCCTCGGACTTCTCCGGGGCCAGCTCCGGAACGGCCAGGAACACCCACTTCTTGTAGGACCAGAAGCGGAACAGCGTGCCCAGCCCCACGCCGACGAACTGGGCGATGTTGTAGCTCACCGCGTCGTGCAGGCCCAGCGAGTAGCTCACGAAGCCGATCGTGAGCAGCGGGGGCAGCAGCCCGATGCCGTTCAGCAGGAAGAACAGGACGTACTCACGCGCCAGGCCGCTCTGCTCCCGGTGACGGTAGGTCCAGAAGCGGTTGCCCGCGTACGCGAACGTGGCGGCGACGATCGTGGCCACGACCTTGGAGGACAGCGGGCCCATGCCGATGCCGAACCGCAGCAGGTTGGTGCCGCCGAAGTCGATGACGAACGCGATCGCGCCCACCAGGCCAAACTTGATCAACTCATGGATGAGCGCGGCGAACCGCTCGTAGGCGCGTCGTAGCAACTGCACGTCCCGCACGGTCCTTCCTGATCGGCGGCCACGGTCGGCGGCGAGGTCTTCTCAGGCTACCGTTCACAAGCACAAATCGGGGTCTTGCCGCAACCTTCGCCCGCTTCGTCCCAGGTCATCAAAGAACATTTCAAGAAAAATCCCGCTATCTGGGATGAGTGGCCGGTCTTCGCACTACGCTCTCGCCCGACCAGGATCACTTCGTTCGGGGACGTACGCGTTCTGGAGAGGTGGCCTCACTCGTGTTCCGCAGACTCACGGCCCTCGGTCTCGGCCTCGTCCTGCTCGCGGGGTGTGGGACCGAGGGCCTCCGCGAGACCCCCGCCGATCCGGGCGAGACGCCCCCGGCGACGGTCGAGATCACCATGGCCGACGCGCAGGAGGCCTTCGACGGCCTCGGCGACCTGGCGGACGCCTGGAAGGACCGCGACTGCGCCCAGATCCAGCAGCTCACGACCGGTGCGGAGGGCGCCATCGCGAGCGGGGTCTGCGCGGCCGCTCGGGACGGCTACGCCGCGCCCGCCTTCCGGGCCTACCACGATCCGGAGTTCCTGCTGCCCCGCCGCGAGGACGGCGAGAACGGCGCCTGGTTCGCCGTGCTGGCCCGCAAGCCCCAGCCGGCCTACTTCGTCTTCGTATGGGAGGACGGCCGATGGCGGCTCGGCGCCGGGCCTATCCTGCTCGTCGGCAAGGCGCCCGCGATGGACGGCGCGGTGCTCGACGCGGAGGCCGTTCCGGACGCGGCCGTCGCGGCGCGGGTCGCGCCCACCCGGCACGTCGCGTTCCTGACCGATCCCTCCGGGGTGGACGGCGCCGGGGTCAGCGGGGTGCGCCTCGCCTCCGGCGACCCCATGCGCCGCCTCCTCGTGGAGCTGGTCCGCGCCCCCGGCAGGGCCCGCCCCGATCGCCTGACCACCGACGTGCGCATCGAGGGACCGGCCCGCGCGCTCGCGCTGCCCGCCGGCGGGGCGCTGGTGTTCCACGCGCTGCGCGTCGTCTTCACCCAGAAGCCGGGCTCGGGCCGTTCCTCCCTCGCGCACCCCCGCTATCGGGCCGCGGACGTACGCGCCTTCACGGGCGGCGCGGCCACGACCGTCACCGGCGGCGAGATCGTGGTGCTGGCGACCAAGGTTGCGAAGGACACCACGATGACGACGATCGGCATGCGCAGGGTCCTCGCCGACATCCGCAAGGGATCCGGCTGACGGGGTTTCGCCGGGCAATAGGTAGGCTGACGTGTCGTGAACAGCCCGAACGTTCCCCCTACCGCACCCGTGACCCCGCCCGTGGTGGGCATGGTCGGCGCGGGTCAGCTGGCGAGGATGACGCAGCAGGCCGCGATCGCGCTCGGCATCGACCTGCGCGTGCTCGCGAACGACCGTGACGAGAGCGCCGCCAAGGTGATCGTGGACACCCGGCTCGGTGACTACCGCGACCTTGACGATCTCCGGGAGTTCGCGAAGGGGTGCGACGCCGTCACCTTCGACCACGAGCATGTGCCGACCGAGCACATCCGGGCCCTGGCCGCCGACGGCCTCGCCGTACACCCCGGGGCGGACGCCCTGGTCCACGCGCAGGACAAGGCGGTCATGCGGGAGCGGCTCACCGCCATCGGCGCGCCCTGCCCCGCCTGGGCCCGCGTCGACGACCTGGCCGGTGTGGAGGCGTTCGCCGAGGAGCACGGCTGGCCCGTGGTGCTGAAGGCCGTACGCGGCGGCTATGACGGCCGGGGCGTGTGGATGTGCGAGTCGCCCGACGAGGCGCGCGAGGTGCTCGCCACCGGCGTGGCCCTGATGGCCGAGGCGTTCGTCCCGTTCGAGCGTGAGGTCGCCGTGCTGGTCGCCCGGTCCGCGCACGGCCAGGGTGTCAGCTATCCCGTGGTCGAGACCGTGCAGCAGGACGGCATCTGCGTCGAGGTCATCGCGCCCGCGCCGAACCTGGGCGAGGAGGAGGCGGCGCACGCCCAGCGGATCGCGCTCACGATCGCCCGCGACCTCGGCGTGACCGGGCTCCTCGCGGTCGAGATGTTCGTCACGAAGTCGGGGCTCGTGGTCAACGAGCTGGCCATGCGTCCCCACAACAGCGGCCACTGGACGATCGAGGGCGCCCGCACCTCGCAGTTCGAGCAGCACCTGCGGGCCGTGCTCAACCTGCCGCTCGGGTCGCCGTCGATGACCGCGCCGGTCGTCGTCATGGCCAACCTGCTCGGCGGGCCCGACCCCGACGTCTACTCGCGCTATGAGCACGTGATGGCCAACGACCCGGGCATCAAGATCCATTTCTATGGCAAGGACGTCCGGCCCGGCCGCAAGATCGGGCACGTCACCGCCCTAGGCACCGACCTTGACGAGGTGCGGGCCCGCGCCCACCACGCCGTCACCTGCCTGAAGGGACCTGTGGATGCCTGACGTCGGAATCGTCATGGGCAGCGACTCGGACTGGCCGGTGATGCACCAGGCCGCCGAGGCCGTCGCCGAGTTCGGCGTGTCCTTCGAGGCCGACGTGGTGTCGGCGCACCGCATGCCCGCGGAGATGATCGAGTATGGTTCCCGCGCCGCCGGGCGCGGGCTGAAGGTGATCATCGCGGGCGCGGGCGGCGCGGCTCACCTGCCGGGCATGCTGGCCTCGGTCACCCCGCTGCCCGTGATCGGCGTTCCGGTGCCGCTCAAATATCTGGACGGCATGGACTCGCTGCTGTCGATCGTCCAGATGCCGGCCGGGGTGCCGGTGGCGACCGTCGCCGTCGGCGGTGCCCGCAACGCGGGGCTGCTCGCCGTACGGATCCTCGCGGCGTCCGACGAGGACCTGCGGCGGCGGATGGAGGAGTTCCAGGCCGCCCTGCGGGACCAGGCGCACGCCAAGGGGGAGCGGCTGCGTGCCGAGGCGGCCCAGCTCGGCCGGTAGCCCCGGCATCGGTGAGCCCGGCTCATCCGGCTGCCGTGGGGCGGCGGGTGAGCCGGGAAGGCAGCCACGCGGACACGACCAGTGCGAGCACGGTGAAGGCGAGCGACCACCAGAACGTGTGCTCGAAGGCCGCCGCGGCGTCCGAAGGGCCGCCGGGATGACGGGCGAGTGCGCTGTCGAGGACCACGGCCAGCACGGCGGTGCCGAACGAGCCGCCGACCTGTTGCGCGGTCCTCGTGATCACGCTCGCGTGCGGCACCTCGTCGCGGGTGAGTCCCTCGTACGCGCTGCTTATGACGGGGATCGTCACGGCGCCGAGGCCGACGCCGCGTACGACGAGCGCGGCGACGAGCCACCACGTCGCGGTGTCCGGCCCGGCCCAGGCGAACGGCAGCGTCCCGAGCGCGGTGATCACCAGGCCGACGGCGGTGACCGGGCGCGCGCCCACGCGGTCGGTGAGCGTGCCGGCCAGGCCCCTGCTCAGCATCACGCCGATGCCCTGCGGGGCGAGCAGGAGACCGGCCGTGAACGCGTCCCTGCCGCCCACCTGCTGATAGAAGAGCGGGATCAGCAGCATCGCGCCGTAGAGGACGAAGCCCGACAGGAACATCAGCGCGTTCGCCGCACTGAACGAGGGGCTGCGCAGCAGTCGCAGGTCGACGAGCGGCGTGTCCGTCCCGAGCGCGCGTACGGCGAAGGCGGCGATGAGCGCGGCGCCCGCGATGAGCGGCAGCAGCACGTCGGCGTGGCCGAAGCCGCCGCCGACCCCGACCCGGGAGAGGCCGAAGATGATCCC
This region includes:
- a CDS encoding MDR family MFS transporter; amino-acid sequence: MSTASPPATRERLDPAFVRLSLVMLTGTLAVVFDTTIVNIALDTLGRQLHVPVSTVQWITTGYLLALGMVVPTTNWLTGRFGGKNVWLAALTIFLAGSVGASLAPDAATLIAFRVVQGAGGGLMLTVMQTILVQATGGRSLGRATAIIGLPALLGPVLGPVLGGLIVQHLSWRWIFWINVPFCLAGLALAWRFMPAGERDREAPLDWIGLVLLCPGIAGIIFGLSRVGVGGGFGHADVLLPLIAGAALIAAFAVRALGTDTPLVDLRLLRSPSFSAANALMFLSGFVLYGAMLLIPLFYQQVGGRDAFTAGLLLAPQGIGVMLSRGLAGTLTDRVGARPVTAVGLVITALGTLPFAWAGPDTATWWLVAALVVRGVGLGAVTIPVISSAYEGLTRDEVPHASVITRTAQQVGGSFGTAVLAVVLDSALARHPGGPSDAAAAFEHTFWWSLAFTVLALVVSAWLPSRLTRRPTAAG